One segment of Ricinus communis isolate WT05 ecotype wild-type chromosome 8, ASM1957865v1, whole genome shotgun sequence DNA contains the following:
- the LOC8270857 gene encoding glutamate receptor 2.9-like has protein sequence MALTQEQTCYVLNGIYNDEGILLMEMAMAQNTIIPVKVGVVLYDSDDCVGKMQLPCINMSLLDFNANHGHYKTRLVLHTRDSNGDVGAAAAGNMRRKALKPDYFCFLILLSAIWILFVSKLEMVMANNKPSQVKIGVVLDLDDDNCCGKIGLSCITMAVSDFYTIHSHYKTRLVIDIRDSNRDVVLAATAAMDLTKNVQVQAIIGPSTSMQANFVAQVGEKSQVPIISFSASRPSLTSIRNSYFFRATQNDRAQVNAISAIVQSFGWREAVPIYVDNEYGVGIISHLVNALQVAGTRVPYLSAFSPLASDEQILEELYKLKTTGTRVFIVHMFPSLGSRIFNKANEIGMTSENYSWILTDGMSNFLSSIDHSIFNSMSGRVLGVKPYIPNTKKLENFQARWKEKFNQDHQGMFNAELNIYGLWAYDATMALAMAIEKAASTATFGFETKKFSSNSLDLETFGVSQNGPILIESLANTSFKGLTGDFIFVNQQLQSSNYQIVNVNDVGLREDGLWPPKKGFVSKLSLASSLQAVASTSVSKKLRIGVPNRAFNEFMNVERDAKTNATICSGYCIDVFEAAMKDLSNPPSYEYIPFNGTFDDLVFQVYLGNFDGVVGDVTITERRSFYVDFTLPYIEHGGVSIIVPIEDHRSSRSWVFLKPLTWRLWVTSICLYVFIAAVLWVLKNRNEELQGSPSRQTGTRFSCSAIVFPHKEKVARNLASITVVIWCILGFVLTQSYGAALSSFLTVQQLQPTVNYVTELIQKREKVGYQNGSFVFGVLKGLGFHDSQLVSCSPAEQCERLLSKGSKHGGIGAAFDEMPYTNLILAQSCSKYSLVQPILDIQQFKTNGFGFVFPKGSSFAVEVSRAILKLKESYQMKKMEDKWFGKQKHCSLHASDVSVSTKLDLDSFQELFWIAGVASSLALVIYTGLFVHEHRQVLTPPYSSASILSIVQDLLRIINRKDSNFNSAEHVYPNISDRPRQDQMAPNIELTDRDQERPPNFEIAHENN, from the exons ATGGCACTAACACAGGAGCAAACATGCTATGTATTGAATGGAATATATAATGATGAGG GGATCTTGTTGATGGAAATGGCAATGGCACAAAACACAATCATACCAGTGAAAGTAGGTGTTGTTCTTTATGACTCTGATGACTGTGTTGGAAAGATGCAGTTGCCTTGTATCAACATGTCGCTCTTAGACTTCAATGCCAATCATGGTCACTACAAAACCAGGCTGGTTCTTCACACCAGGGACTCCAATGGAGATGTTGGTGCAGCTGCAGCAGG AAATATGAGGAGAAAGGCTTTGAAACCTGATTATTTCTGTTTCCTGATTCTTCTTTCTGCTATATGGATTTTGTTCGTCAGCAAGTTAGAAATGGTGATGGCGAATAATAAACCATCACAAGTGAAGATTGGAGTGGTTCTTGACTTAGATGATGACAATTGTTGTGGCAAGATAGGGTTGAGTTGCATCACCATGGCCGTTTCAGACTTTTATACAATCCATTCTCACTACAAAACCAGGCTTGTTATCGACATCAGGGACTCCAATAGAGATGTAGTTCTTGCGGCTACAGCAG CTATGGACTTGACTAAAAATGTACAAGTGCAAGCCATCATAGGACCATCAACATCAATGCAGGCCAATTTTGTCGCTCAAGTTGGAGAAAAATCTCAAGTACCCATTATATCATTTTCTGCGTCAAGACCTTCTCTTACTTCCATTAGGAATTCATACTTCTTTCGAGCTACACAGAATGATAGAGCTCAAGTAAATGCCATAAGTGCAATAGTTCAATCCTTTGGATGGAGAGAAGCAGTGCCTATCTATGTTGACAACGAATATGGAGTAGGAATCATATCTCACTTGGTTAATGCTTTGCAAGTAGCGGGTACTCGTGTTCCCTACCTAAGTGCATTTTCTCCATTGGCCAGTGATGAGCAAATTCTTGAAGAGCTTTACAAGTTAAAGACAACGGGAACTAGAGTATTTATCGTGCACATGTTTCCCTCTCTTGGCTCACGAATTTTTAACAAAGCCAATGAAATTGGAATGACGAGCGAAAACTATTCTTGGATCTTAACCGATGGGATGAGTAATTTCTTGAGTTCAATAGACCATTCAATCTTTAATTCAATGTCAGGGAGAGTTTTAGGTGTTAAACCTTACATTCCAAATACAAAAAAGTTAGAAAATTTTCAAGCTCGATGGAAAGAGAAATTCAATCAAGATCATCAAGGCATGTTTAATGCTGAGTTGAACATTTATGGATTATGGGCTTATGATGCTACCATGGCATTGGCCATGGCAATTGAGAAAGCTGCTAGTACTGCAACCTTTGGCTTCGAAACAAAGAAATTTTCTAGCAATTCACTGGATCTTGAAACATTTGGAGTTTCTCAAAATGGTCCAATACTTATTGAATCATTAGCAAATACTAGTTTCAAAGGTCTGACAGGagatttcatttttgttaATCAGCAGCTACAGTCATCTAATTACCAAATAGTTAATGTGAATGATGTTGGCCTAAGAGAAGATGGATTGTGGCCACCTAAAAAAGGATTTGTCAGTAAATTGAGCCTTGCATCTAGTTTACAAGCAGTAGCTTCAACTTCAGTTTCCAAGAAATTGAGAATAGGAGTACCAAATAGAGCCTTTAACGAGTTTATGAATGTGGAAAGAGATGCCAAAACTAATGCCACAATATGTTCCGGATACTGCATAGATGTCTTTGAAGCCGCAATGAAAGATTTGTCAAACCCTCCATCTTATGAATACATCCCCTTTAATGGGACTTTCGACGATTTGGTCTTTCAAGTATACCTAGGG AACTTTGATGGTGTGGTTGGAGATGTTACTATTACAGAGAGGAGATCCTTTTATGTCGATTTCACATTGCCATACATAGAACATGGCGGGGTTTCAATAATCGTGCCAATTGAAGATCATAGGAGCAGCAGAAGTTGGGTGTTCTTGAAGCCTTTGACATGGAGACTATGGGTGACTAGCATTTGTTTGTATGTCTTCATCGCAGCTGTGCTTTGGGTTCTTAAAAACAGAAACGAAGAACTTCAAGGATCTCCTTCACGTCAAACTGGCACTAGGTTTTCCTGCTCAGCCATAGTTTTCCCACATA AGGAAAAAGTGGCTCGGAATTTGGCTAGCATAACGGTAGTTATATGGTGTATTCTTGGATTTGTTCTCACTCAAAGCTATGGTGCTGCATTATCAAGCTTTCTAACTGTTCAACAGCTCCAGCCAACGGTCAACTACGTAACTGAGCTCATTCAGAAGAGGGAAAAAGTAGGATATCAAAATGGTTCTTTTGTTTTCGGAGTCCTGAAAGGGTTGGGTTTTCATGATTCCCAGCTCGTATCTTGTAGCCCCGCTGAACAGTGCGAACGACTTCTTTCTAAAGGAAGTAAGCATGGTGGTATTGGAGCTGCTTTTGATGAAATGCCATATACCAACCTCATTCTTGCTCAAAGTTGCTCCAAATATAGTTTGGTTCAACCAATATTAGatattcaacaattcaaaACCAACGGGTTCGGATTT GTATTCCCAAAGGGGTCTTCTTTCGCAGTTGAAGTATCGAGGGCAATTCTGAAACTGAAAGAGAGTTATCAAATGAAGAAAATGGAAGACAAATGGTTCGGCAAACAAAAGCACTGTTCACTTCATGCTAGCGATGTCTCAGTTTCTACTAAACTTGATCTTGACAGTTTCCAGGAACTATTCTGGATTGCTGGAGTGGCTTCATCTTTAGCTCTCGTGATTTACACTGGTCTTTTTGTTCACGAGCACAGACAAGTTTTGACGCCTCCTTATTCTAGTGCCTCAATATTGAGTATAGTTCAAGATTTGCTAAGAATCATCAACCGAAAAGATTCAAACTTCAATTCTGCAGAACATGTTTATCCAAATATTTCAGACAGGCCTCGTCAAGATCAAATGGCCCCAAACATTGAGCTTACTGACCGAGATCAAGAAAGACCCCCAAATTTCGAGATAGCCCATgaaaacaattga
- the LOC8270858 gene encoding thioredoxin-like protein CITRX, chloroplastic, translating to MAILQAHIPCVKIKTFSSTFAPNSSFLSSSSFPLSSLKTHQEISLFSRTNTTKSTPFSPSTTHPRRLLCRPPNGKYVREDYLVKKKSAQEIQELVRGERNVPLIIDFYATWCGPCILMAQELEMLAVEYESNAMIVKVDTDDEYEFARDMQVRGLPTVFFISPDPNKDAIRTEGLIPIQMMRDIIDKEM from the exons ATGGCTATACTTCAAGCTCATATACCTTGTGTAAAGATAAAAACCTTCTCATCAACCTTTGCaccaaattcttcttttttatcatcttcttcttttcctctctCTTCCTTAAAAACCCATCAAGAAATCTCTCTGTTTTCTAGAACTAATACTACTAAAAGCACACCCTTTTCACCCTCAACTACTCACCCAAGAAGACTCCTTTGCAGACCCCCAAATGGAAAGTATGTTAGAGAAGACTATCTTGTG aaaaagaaatcagcTCAGGAGATACAGGAATTGGTTAGGGGAGAAAGAAATGTGCCTCTTATTATTGATTTCTATGCAACTTGGTGTGGACCTTGTATTTTGATGGCCCAAGAACTTGAAATG CTTGCTGTGGAATATGAGAGCAATGCAATGATTGTTAAAGTTGATACTGATGATGAGTATGAATTTGCACGTGATATGCAG GTCCGAGGTTTGCCAACAGTGTTTTTCATCAGCCCAGATCCAAATAAAGATGCAATCCGGACTGAAGGTCTGATCCCAATACAGATGATGCGCGACATAATTGATAAGGAGATGTGA